A window from Fragaria vesca subsp. vesca linkage group LG5, FraVesHawaii_1.0, whole genome shotgun sequence encodes these proteins:
- the LOC101292312 gene encoding uncharacterized protein LOC101292312 — MTSNWKRTVGNVRSFIGNSMGGLRGGSNLASWVVAGTLAYFLWVKPSQELKREQQERAAMAALAEASNPNRYIEKRKPVPDPQETGLIYGNKNRSRRPDE; from the exons ATGACGAGCAATTGGAAGAGGACAGTGGGAAATGTGAGGTCATTCATCGGCAATTCCATGGGAGGCCTACGAGGTGGAAGCAACTTGGCCTCGTGGGTCGTCGCCGGAACCCTAGCCTACTTCCTCTGGGTCAAGCCCTCGCAAGAACTCAAGCGTGAACAACAG GAAAGGGCTGCTATGGCAGCTTTGGCAGAAGCTTCAAACCCAAATAGATATATAGAGAAACGGAAACCCGTTCCGGATCCACAG GAGACTGGATTGATATATGGAAACAAGAATAGAAGTAGGAGACCAGATGAGTAA